From Lolium perenne isolate Kyuss_39 chromosome 5, Kyuss_2.0, whole genome shotgun sequence, a single genomic window includes:
- the LOC127299933 gene encoding 2'-deoxymugineic-acid 2'-dioxygenase codes for MGDLHESIPEGVVSLPVIDLSLDRDQVSRAILDAGKNIGFFQVINHGVTEQAMRDMEAACREFFALPAEDKAAFYSEDNKKTNRYFSGSTYQTGGNKYWMDCLRLGCSIPVGDSKNNWPDKPQNLRAVIETFTVLTRDMGMELLRLLCDGMGLRPDYFDGNLGGADVIVTLNHYPACPDPSTMIGLPPHCDRNLLSLLLPSTVPGLQFSHNGQWIDVQPLPNAFIVNFGLPLEVVTNGMLKSIEHRVVTNTTMARTSVGTFITPTKDCLITPAEEFLGEENPPRYHAVNYGDFNRIHSIAKHGLSSVKTTDLKKIEESLSTET; via the exons ATGGGGGATCTGCACGAATCGATCCCGGAAGGCGTCGTCTCCCTGCCCGTCATCGACCTCTCCCTCGACCGCGACCAGGTCAGCCGCGCCATCCTCGACGccggcaagaacatcggcttcttcCAG GTGATCAACCACGGCGTGACCGAGCAGGCGATGCGGGACATGGAGGCGGCGTGCCGCGAGTTCTTTGCCCTGCCGGCGGAGGACAAGGCGGCGTTCTACTCGGAGGACAACAAGAAGACCAACCGGTACTTCTCCGGCAGCACCTACCAGACTGGCGGCAACAAGTACTGGATGGACTGCCTCCGCCTCGGCTGCTCCATCCCCGTCGGCGACAGCAAGAACAACTGGCCAGACAAGCCCCAAAACCTCCG GGCTGTCATCGAGACGTTCACCGTTCTCACAAGAGACATGGGCATGGAGCTGCTGCGGCTGCTCTGCGACGGCATGGGGCTCCGGCCCGACTACTTCGACGGCAACCTCGGCGGCGCCGACGTGATCGTCACTCTCAACCACTACCCTGCGTGCCCGGACCCGAGCACCATGATTGGCCTGCCGCCCCACTGCGACCGCAACCTGCTCAGCCTCCTCCTCCCCAGCACCGTCCCCGGCCTCCAGTTCTCCCACAACGGCCAATGGATCGACGTCCAGCCCTTGCCCAACGCTTTCATCGTCAACTTTGGACTCCCGCTCGAG GTCGTCACCAACGGCATGCTCAAGAGCATAGAGCACCGTGTGGTGACCAACACGACGATGGCGCGCACGTCGGTGGGGACCTTCATCACGCCGACCAAAGACTGCCTCATCACCCCCGCTGAGGAGTTCCTCGGCGAGGAGAACCCGCCGCGCTACCACGCCGTCAATTACGGAGACTTCAACCGCATCCACAGCATTGCCAAACATGGGTTATCCAGCGTTAAAACCACCGACCTCAAGAAAATTGAGGAATCACTGAGCACAGAGACATAG